A region of the Pseudomonas sp. A34-9 genome:
TGATGCCGGTAATGGCTTTGGCCAGGATGCCATCAAGGCCGCCCTGGTGGTCAGCACGTTCTTTCCAGGCCGCGGTGTCACCGATTTTCGGCGCACCCAACAGACCACTGCCGTGACAAGCGTTGCAATGTTTGGCAATCACTTCGTCCGGGGTTTTCGCACCGCCACCGCCGCCGGCAGTCGCAGCCACTTCCATCCCCTTGCATTCTTGCCCCTGAACACACACCTGGCCGACAGGCTCGAGGCGTTTGGCAATGTCGTCATTCGTCGCAGCTTGAGCGCTGACAGCCCAGAGGGCCAGTACGGTTGCTGGTGCGGCCAGCATTTTCATAATTAGGTTCACGCGTTCACCCTCAATGGTGGCTATTCACGCCTGCGGCCACGGTTCGCAGGCGGGCGGAAGTATAGCGGGTAGCCCGCCACACTGAAACAACCCCATAGTCGAAGGGGTTATACCGCGCAGTGAAAAAACTCTTCGGATGCCTTCGCCGTATGGCTTGGCGCCTCTTTGTTTAAAAATTCGCCGGCGTCGCTGCGCTGATTAGTCGCGCAGGCGCGTCGAACGGATTACGGAAACGATGCGGCTTGGTACTTTCAAAGTAGTAGCTGTCGCCGGCTTCGAGGATAAAAGTTTCCAGACCCACCACCAGTTCCAGACGACCTTCCACCAGAATCCCGGTTTCTTCGCCTTCATGGGTGAGCATTTCTTCGCCGGTGTCGGCGCCCGGCGGGTAAATTTCGTTGAGAAAGGCGATGGCGCGGCTGGGGTGCGCGCGGCCGACCAGCTTCATGGTCACGGCGCCGTCGGAAATGTCGATCAGCTCGTTGGCCTTGTAGACGATCTGGGTCGGCACTTCCTGCAGGATTTCTTCGGAAAAGAACTCGACCATGGACATGGGGATGCCGCCCAGTACTTTTCTCAGCGAGCTGATCGAAGGGCTGACACTGTTCTTTTCGATCATCGAAATGGTGCTGTTGGTGACGCCCGCGCGTTTGGCGAGTTCACGCTGGGAAAGCCCTTTGAGCTTGCGGATCGATTGCAGTCGTTCACCGACGTCCAAGGCGGGAGCCTCCTGATGTTGTAAGAATATTGAGCGTTATCATGGCGACAGCGTTCAGTATTTACAACACTTGGCCCCCGCAGCGGCCTTAACCCTCGGAATAGAGCCTTGGCACTCGGCGCAGGTTGCAAAAGATCTGGTACGGGATGGTGTCGGCCCACTGCGCCACTTCACTGGCGAGGATGTTTTTGCCCCACAGTTCGACGGTCGAACCGAGGCCGGCTTCCGGCACGTCGGTGAGATCGATACAAAGCATGTCCATTGAGACGCGACCGAGAATGCGACTGCGTTTACCCGCCACCAACACTGGCGTGCCGGTCGGCGCATGACGCGGGTAGCCGTCGGCGTAACCCATGGCGACCACGCCGACGCGCATCGGCTTGTCGGTAATGAATTTGGCCCCGTAACCGATCGGCTCGCCGGCCGGCAGCTCACGCACGCAGATGACTTTCGACTCCAGGGTCATCACCGGTTGCAGACGATCAGCCACGGCGTTGGCTTCTTCGAACGGGGTCGCGCCATACAGCATGATGCCCGGACGCACCCAGTCGCTGTGGATCTGCGGCCAACCGAGTACGGCCGGCGAGTTGCGCAGACTGACTTCGGCGGTCAGGCCCTGACGGGCAGCCTCGAACACCGCGACCTGATCGGCGCTGCTCTGCTCGTGCAGCTCATCGGCGCGGGCGAAGTGGCTCATCAGCACGATTTTCGCCACTTTGCCGCTGGCCAGCAGGCGTTGATAGGCCGCCGCGTAATCCTTCGGATGCAGACCCACACGGTGCATACCCGAATCGAGCTTCAGCCACACGGTGATCGGTTTGCTCAATGCCGCCTGCTCGATGGCTTCGAGCTGCCATAGCGAATGCACCACGGTCCAGAAATCATGCTCGACAATCAGCGCCAGCTCATCGGCCTCGAAGATCCCTTCGAGCAACAATACCGGGCCCTTGATACCGGCCGCGCGCAACTCCAGCGCCTCTTCGATACAGGCGACGGCAAACCCGTCGGCCTCGGCTTCGAGCGCCTGCGCGCACCGCACTGCGCCATGGCCGTAGGCATCCGCCTTAATCACCGCTAGCGCCTTGGCGCCGGTGACTTCGCGGGCAATTCGGTAGTTGTGGCGCAGGGCTTCTAGGTCGATCAGGGCACTGGCAGGACGCATGGCGGCAGACTTCTAGGCGGTCATGGGAAGAAAAACCGGCGCCGACTGACGACGTGAACCGCCAACAGCGCCGGGAGAGGGATATTTACAGCGGTTACGGCAGCGCGGCGACGATAGAGATTTCTACCAGAATGCTCGGCTTGGCCATTTTCGCTTCGACGGTGGCACGGGCCGGGGCAGCACCTTTTGGCAGCCACTGGTCCCACACCGAGTTCATTCCGGCGAAGTGCGCCGCGATGTCGTTCAGGTAAATCGTCGCCGACAACAGGTGCTGTTTGTCAGTCCCGGCCAGATCGAGCAAGCGCTCGATATTGGCAAGCACCTCGCGAGTCTGCTGTTCAATCCCGGCGTCGAAGTCGTCGCCGACCTGCCCGGCCAGATACACAGTGCCGTTGTGGCTGACGATCTGACTCATGCGCTCATTGGTGAGCTGGCGCTGGATTGACATGTTTTGCGGACTCCTGGGTTTTGTTGCCGTAACGGGAAATATCGAGACCTTCGGCGCTGATCTGTGGCTTCTTCTTCGCCATCAGATCGGCCAGCAAACGACCGGAACCGCAGGCCATGGTCCAACCGAGGGTGCCGTGACCGGTGTTGAGGAACAGGTTCTTGAATGGCGTGGCGCCAACGATCGGCGTGCCGTCCGGGGTGGTCGGACGCAGGCCGGTCCAGAAACTCGCCTCGGCCAGATTGCCGCCCTGAGGATAAAGGTCGTTGACGATCATCTCCAGGGTTTCGCGGCGGCGCGGGTTCAGCGACAGGTCAAAACCGGCGATCTCGGCCATGCCGCCAACACGGATACGGTTGTCGAAACGGGTGATCGCGACCTTGTAGGTCTCGTCGAGAATAGTCGAAGTCGGGGCCATCGCCGGGTTGGTGATCGGCACGGTCAGCGAGTAACCCTTGAGCGGATACACCGGCGCCTTGATGCCCAGCGGCTTGAGCAATTGCGGCGAGTAGCTGCCGAGCGCCAGCACGTAGCGGTCGGCGGTTTCCAGTTTGCCGTCGATCCACACGCCGTTGATGCGATCACCGGCGTAGTCGAGTTTCTGGATGTCCTGGCCGAAACGGAATTCCACACCGAGTTTCACCGCCATTTCGGCGAGGCGCGTGGTGAACATCTGGCAGTCGCCGGTCTGGTCGTTCGGCAGGCGCAGGGCACCGGCGAGGATGTCGGTAACGCCCGCCAGTGCCGGTTCGACGCGGGCAATGCCGGCGCGGTCGAGCACTTCAAACGGCACGCCGGATTCTTTCAGCACGGCGATGTCTTTGGCGGCGCCATCGAGCTGCGCCTGGGTGCGGAATAACTGAGTCGTACCGAGGCTGCGACCTTCGTAGGCGATGCCGGTTTCGGCGCGCAATTCGTCGAGGCAATCGCGGCTGTATTCGGACAGACGCACCATGCGCTCCTTGTTCACCGCGTAACGATTGGCGGTGCAGTTGCGCAGCATCTGCGCCATCCACAGGTATTGATCGATGTCGGCGGTGGCCTTGATCGCGAGAGGGGCGTGGCGTTGCAGCAGCCACTTGATCGCCTTGAGCGGCACGCCCGGCGCGGCCCACGGCGAAGCGTAGCCCGGCGAGACCTGGCCGGCGTTGGCGAAACTGGTCTCCATGGCCGCAGCAGGCTGCCGGTCGACCACCACCACTTCAAACCCGGCACGGGCCAGATAGTAAGCACTGGCGGTACCGATGACGCCGCTACCCAAGACCATTACGCGCATTTTGTATCCCTCATCGCGGCAGGGCCGCGTACGTCTGTTGTTAGAGCAATGATGCGCGCAGTGTAAAAAAGAAATGCCAGTGCTTTTCACTATATAAGCGCCTATATTTGGCGACAATTCTCGGCAAAAACCCTTTTCACGGAGGCGCATCCCCTATGCGTACCAACACTCAAACCAAACGTGAGCTGGACAAGATCGACCGCAACATCTTGCGGATCCTGCAGGCAGACGGGCGGATTTCCTTTACCGAACTCGGCGAAAAGGTCGGCCTCTCGACCACGCCGTGCACCGAGCGGGTGCGGCGCCTGGAGCGCGAAGGGATCATCATGGGCTACAACGCCCGGCTGAATCCGCAGCACTTGAAGGGTAGCTTGCTGGTGTTCGTCGAGATCAGCCTCGACTACAAATCCGGCGACACTTTCGAAGAATTCCGGCGCGCGGTGCTGAAGTTGCCGCATGTGCTGGAATGCCATTTGGTGTCAGGGGATTTCGACTATCTGGTGAAGGCGCGGATTTCCGAGATGGCCTCGTACCGCAAGCTGCTGGGCGACATTCTGCTGAAGCTGCCGCATGTGCGGGAGTCGAAGAGTTATATCGTGATGGAAGAGGTGAAGGAGAGCCTGAGCCTGCCGATCCCGGATTGAGCACCGCGGCGATCGTTCCCACGCTCTGCGTGGGAATGCCTCTTCGCACGCTCCGCGTTCGGCATTTGGGACGCAGAGCGTCCCGGGCTGCATTCCCACGCAGAGCGTGGGAACGATCATGAAACGCTGCGACTAAACCAACACCTGCCGATTCGCCGCCATGTACTCGAAGATCTGCTTTTCCACACGCGGATGAATCAGCTCCACTGGTCGCCGCTCATTCGGGCAAGGCAAGGTTTTTGTCGTACCGAACAAGCGGCAAATCAACGGCCGCTCCTCATACACCGTGCAGCCATTTGGCCCCAGGTGCACACAGTTCAGTTCTTCCATCGCGGCATCCTGCTCGGCGCGGGTCTTGCGCGGCAGGCGCGCCATTTCTTCCGGCGAAGTGGTCACCGGACCACAGCAATCGTGGCAGCCGGGCACGCACTCGAACGAGGGGATCTGCTGGCGCAAAGTGCGGATTTTCTGGCTGTTGCAGCTCATTGAAGCGGTGACCCAGATGAAATAGGCGGCAATTGTGCCGCAAAAGCCGTGATCCAGACACCGCAGGCCGACCAGTGTTGCCCACGTTCGGGCGTGCGGCTTATGCTCCGTCAAATTTTCTCGACACCTTAGCCGTTGGATGACGCCCATGACTGCCCGCGCCTACACCTCCGCGAGCCAACCCCACGTTGCCTCTTATTACGCCGCCAGCAGCTTGCCGCAGCCGGATCATCCGCTGCTGCGCGGTGAAGTGATTGCCGACGTCTGCGTGGTCGGCGGCGGGTTTTCCGGGTTGAACACGGCGTTGGAGTTGGCTGAACGTGGCCTCAGCGTGGTTTTGCTGGAAGCACACAAGATCGGCTGGGGCGCCAGCGGTCGCAACGGTGGACAGCTTATTCGCGGGGTCGGCCACGGCCTTGATCAGTTCGCCAATATCATCGGCGCCGACGGCGTGCGCGAGATGAAACTGATGGGCCTGGAAGCAGTGGAAATCGTCCGCCAGCGCGTCGAGCGTTTTCAGATTGCCTGCGACCTCACTTGGGGCTACTGCGACCTCGCCAACAAACCCGCAGACCTCGAAGGCTTTGCCGAAGACGCCGAAGAATTGCGCGGCCTGGGCTATCGCTTTGAAACCCGCTTGCTGCAAGCCAATGAAATGCACACGGTTGTCGGTTCCAGGCGCTATGTCGGCGGTTTGATCGACATGGGCTCCGGGCATCTGCATCCGCTGAATCTGGCCTTGGGCGAAGCGGCAGCGGCGCAACAGCTAGGCGTAAAACTGTACGAACATTCGTCGGTGACGCGTATCGATTACGGACCTGAAGTAAAGGTGCACACGGCGCAAGGCTCGGTACGCGCGAAGACGCTGGTCCTTGGCTGCAATGCCTATCTCAATGGTCTGAATCCACAACTCAGCGGCAAAGTCCTCCCGGCCGGCAGCTACATCATCGCCACCGAGCCATTGAGCGAAGAACAGGCACATAACCTGTTGCCGCAGAACATGGCGGTCTGCGACCAACGTGTCGCGCTGGATTACTACCGGCTCTCGGCAGATCGACGACTGCTGTTCGGCGGCGCCTGCCATTACTCGGGGCGTGATCCGAAAGACATCACGGCGTATATGCAGCCGAAGATGCTCGAAGTATTCCCGCAACTGGCCGGGGTGAAGATCGAATATCAGTGGGGCGGGATGATCGGTATCGGGGCGAACCGTTTGCCGCAGATTGGCCGGCTCGCGGATCAGCCGAATGTGTATTACGCCCAGGCGTACTCAGGGCACGGGGTGAATGCCACGCACCTGGCGGGCAAGTTGCTCGCCGAGGCGATCAGCGGGCAGCACAGCGGTGGCTTTGATCTGTTTGCCAAGGTGCCGCACATCACCTTCCCGGGCGGCAAGCATTTGCGTTCGCCGCTGTTGGCGTTGGGGATGTTGTGGCATCGCCTTAAAGAACTGGTCTGATTGATCGTTGATAGATCGTTCCCACGCTCTGCGTGGGAATGCATCCAGTGACGCTCTGCGTCACAGTGGACGCAGAGCGTCCGGGGCGGCGTTCCCACGCAGAGCGTGGGAACGATCGGTGTTGTTCAGATCCGCCAGAACGGCTTCAACCCCTCCTCCTGCGCTTGCTCACGGGTAAGCCCGATGTCCTTGAGCTGATCCGCCGTCAGCGCCAGCAACGCCCTGCGCGTGTGCAGACGATGCCACAACAGGCTCCAGCGACTCAGGCCGGACGGTGGATTACGCAGAATCTCATTGCGCGCACCGTCCTTTTGCCCTGCCGCCAGTTCCTGACTGTGTAACGTTAGCCGCACATCGCTCAAGCCATTCATTTTCAATGCTCCTGTTTACTTGGGTAGCCAGAGATTCCATGATGCGCGGGCGAGCAAAACCGTTAAAGATTCAAAGCAACTGTATTAACTCCATACAGATTTGCCGCTCTGAACACTGAATTGTCGATTTCCGCCGCATCTGTACTGGTTTATCGAATCACCTGCACCGAGGCAGTGCCATGACCCTCTACGTCAACCTCGCCGAATTGCTCGGCACGCGCATCGAACAAGGTTTCTATCGCCCCGGCGATCGATTGCCGTCTGTCCGAGCATTGAGCGTCGAACATGGCGTCAGCCTGAGCACGGTGCAACAGGCTTATCGCATGCTGGAGGACAGCGGTCTGGCCACGCCGAAACCCAAATCCGGCTACTTCGTGCCGGTCGGCCGTGAACTGCCGGAGCTGCCCGCCATCGGCCGTCCGGCGCAACGTCCGGTGGAAATTTCGCAATGGGATCAGGTGCTGGAGTTGATTCGCGCAGTACCGCGCAAGGATGTCGTGCAACTTGGTCGCGGTATGCCCGACATCAGCTCGCCAACGATGAAGCCACTGCTGCGTGGGCTGGCGCGGATCAGCCGCCGTCAGGACATGCCCGGCCTGCATTACGACAACATCCACGGCACCCTCGAACTGCGCGAACAGATCGCCCGGCTGATGCTTGACTCCGGCGGCCAGTTGAGCGCCAGCGACCTGGTCGTCACCACCGGTTGCCATGAAGCGCTGTCCACCAGCATCCACGCGATCTGCGAGCCGGGCGACATTGTCGCGGTGGACTCGCCAAGCTTTCACGGCGCCATGCAGACCCTGAAGGGCCTGGGCATGAAAGCCCTGGAAATCCCCACCGACCCACTCACCGGGATCAGCCTCGAAGCGCTGGAACTGGCACTGGAGCAATGGCCGATCAAGGTCATCCAGCTCACCCCCAACTGCAACAACCCGCTCGGCTACATCATGCCGGAGTCGCGCAAACGCGCCCTGCTCAACCTCGCGCAGCGCTTCGACGTGGCGATCATCGAGGACGATGTGTATGGCGAACTGGCCTACACCTACCCGCGCCCACGCACGATCAAATCCTTCGACGAAGACGGTCGCGTGTTGTTGTGCAGTTCGTTTTCCAAGACCCTGGCGCCGGGGCTGCGTATTGGCTGGGTTGCACCGGGCCGGTACCTCGAGCGCGTGCTGCATATGAAATACATCAGCACCGGATCGACCGCGCCACAACCGCAGATCGCCATCGCCGAATTTCTCAAGTCAGGGCATTTCGAACCGCACTTGCGGCGCATGCGCACGCAATACCAACGCAATCGCGACATGATGATTGATTGGGTCACCCGCTATTTCCCGGCGGGCACGCGCGCCAGCCGGCCGCAAGGCAGCTTTATGCTCTGGGTGGAATTACCGGAAGGTTTCGACACCCTGAAACTGAATCGTGAGCTGCACGACCAAGGCGTACAGATTGCCGTCGGCAGCATCTTTTCCGCCTCGGGCAAGTACCGCAACTGTCTGCGAATGAACTACGCTGCCAAACCGACGGCGCAGATCGAAGAAGCGGTGCGCAAGGTCGGCGAGACGGCTGTCAGATTGCTGGCAGAAGCCGACTGACTTTTTTCCAGAGAACCGCGTCCATATGCCGACCCTGGCCGCCAATCGGAATGATCCTACGTGAGCTTTAGACAGCCCCTTCTCGCTTTGCTGCTACTCGCCTCGTTCCTGAGCGGCTGTGCCAGTCTCGATGTTCCGCGTGAGCCCAGTCAGGCGCTGCCGGCCTCCGATTCCAGCTTCGGCCGTTCGATACAGGCGCAAGCGGCGCCCTATCAAGGCCGCTCGGGTTTCCGTCTGCTGTCCAACAGCAGCGAGGCGTTCACCGCGCGCGCCGAACTGATCCGCAACGCCCAGACGAGCCTCGATCTGCAGTACTACATCGTCCACGACGGCATCAGCACGCGGATGCTGGTGGAGGAACTGCTCAAGGCTGCCGATCGTGGTGTGCGTGTGCGCATTCTGCTCGACGACACCACCAGCGATGGTCTTGACCAGATTATCGCCACACTGGCGGCGCATCCGCAGATCCAGATCCGCCTGTTCAACCCGCTGCATCTGGGCCGCAGTACCGGCGTCACCCGCGCGGCGGGGCGCTTGTTCAATCTGTCGCTGCAGCATCGGCGCATGCACAACAAGCTATGGCTGGCGGACAACAGCGTGGCCATCGTCGGCGGGCGCAATCTGGGCGACGAGTACTTCGACGCCGAGCCGAACCTGAATTTCACCGACATCGACATGCTCAGTGTCGGGCCGGTCGCCGAGCAGCTCGGGCACAGTTTCGACCAGTATTGGAACAGCGCGCTGAGCAAGCCGATCGACGAATTCCTCGCCAGCCAACCGACCGCCAAGGATCTGCAGAACACCCGCACCCGCCTGGAAGAATCGCTGGAAGAAACCCGTAAACAGAATCACGCGCTGTACCAGCAGTTGATGACGTTCAAGACCGCGCCGCGAATGGACATCTGGCGCCAAGAACTGATCTGGGCGTGGAATCAGGCGTTGTGGGATGCGCCGAGCAAGGTGTTGGCCAAGGGCGAGCCGGATCCGCAATTGCTGCTGACCACGCAGTTGGCGCCGGAACTCACCGGGGTCAGCAAAGAGCTGATCATGATCTCGGCGTATTTTGTGCCGGGCCAGCCGGGGCTGGTGTATCTGACCGGACGCGCCGATGCCGGCGTATCGGTGAACCTGCTGACCAACTCACTGGAGGCCACCGATGTGCCGGCGGTACACGGCGGATATGCGCCGTATCGCAAGGCACTGCTGGAGCATGGGGTGAAACTGTTCGAACTGCGCCGTCAGCCCGGCGATGGCGGCGGCAGCGGCCCCCATGTGTTTTACAGCAAATCGTTTCGCGGCTCCGATTCAAGTTTGCACAGCAAAGCGATGATCTTCGACCGACGGAAGGCGTTTATCGGCTCATTCAACTTCGACCCGCGCTCGGTGCTGTGGAATACCGAAGTCGGGGTATTGGTCGACAGCCCCGAGCTGGCTGAGCATGTACGCGAACTGGCCTTGCAAGGCATGGCGCCGGCGCTGAGCTACGAGGCAAAGTTGCAGGACGGGAAGATCGTCTGGGTGACCGAGGATAACGGCCAGATGCACACGCTGAGCAAAGAGCCGGGAAGCTGGTGGCGACGGTTCAATGCGTGGTTCAGTACCACGGTCGGGCTTGAGCGGATGCTTTAAACAGCAAAAGATCGCAGCCTTCGGCAGCTCCTACAGTTTGAAATGCATTCCAACTGTAGGGGCTGCCGAAGGCTGCGATCTTTTGACCTCAGGCAGGTTCGGTCACGGGGCCGAATGCCCCTTGGTGCAAGAGCAGAATCACCAGTCCAAACGCGCCAATCGCCATCAACAACGGCAACGCATGCCCGCTGATCCACTGACTGCCCGCTCCCGCCATCAAAGGCCCGATCAGACAACCCACACCCCACAGCTGCGCGATGTGCGCATTGGCCCGCACCAGTGCATCGTCGCGATAACGCTCGCCAATCAGGATCAGCGACAAGGTGAACAAACCACCGGCGCTCGCCCCGAACAACACCCACAACGGCCAGATCAGCGACGTATCGATCAGCAGGGGGATCGCCAGACTCGACAGCATCAACACCACCGCACAACCGGCGAATAACGTGCGCCGCGAAAGGTAATCGGCCAACGCACCAATCGGCAACTGCAGCAGCGCATCGCCCACCACCACCGTGCTGACCATCGCCAGTGCAATCTCGGCGGTAAAACCCTGCTGCAGGCAATACACCGGCAGCAGCGTCAGGATCATCGCCTCGAACGCGGCGAACAATGAAACCGCCCAGGCAATCGCCGGCAGCTCGCGGGCGAATCCCCACAGGTCACGGAACGTTACGCTGCTCGCTTCACTGCTCGGCGCACCGCTGCGGCCCAGCAACAGCAACGGCGAAAC
Encoded here:
- a CDS encoding cupin domain-containing protein: MDVGERLQSIRKLKGLSQRELAKRAGVTNSTISMIEKNSVSPSISSLRKVLGGIPMSMVEFFSEEILQEVPTQIVYKANELIDISDGAVTMKLVGRAHPSRAIAFLNEIYPPGADTGEEMLTHEGEETGILVEGRLELVVGLETFILEAGDSYYFESTKPHRFRNPFDAPARLISAATPANF
- a CDS encoding c-type cytochrome, with translation MKMLAAPATVLALWAVSAQAATNDDIAKRLEPVGQVCVQGQECKGMEVAATAGGGGGAKTPDEVIAKHCNACHGSGLLGAPKIGDTAAWKERADHQGGLDGILAKAITGINSMPPKGTCADCSDDELKGAIQKMSGLK
- a CDS encoding PLP-dependent aminotransferase family protein — its product is MTLYVNLAELLGTRIEQGFYRPGDRLPSVRALSVEHGVSLSTVQQAYRMLEDSGLATPKPKSGYFVPVGRELPELPAIGRPAQRPVEISQWDQVLELIRAVPRKDVVQLGRGMPDISSPTMKPLLRGLARISRRQDMPGLHYDNIHGTLELREQIARLMLDSGGQLSASDLVVTTGCHEALSTSIHAICEPGDIVAVDSPSFHGAMQTLKGLGMKALEIPTDPLTGISLEALELALEQWPIKVIQLTPNCNNPLGYIMPESRKRALLNLAQRFDVAIIEDDVYGELAYTYPRPRTIKSFDEDGRVLLCSSFSKTLAPGLRIGWVAPGRYLERVLHMKYISTGSTAPQPQIAIAEFLKSGHFEPHLRRMRTQYQRNRDMMIDWVTRYFPAGTRASRPQGSFMLWVELPEGFDTLKLNRELHDQGVQIAVGSIFSASGKYRNCLRMNYAAKPTAQIEEAVRKVGETAVRLLAEAD
- a CDS encoding Lrp/AsnC ligand binding domain-containing protein — its product is MRTNTQTKRELDKIDRNILRILQADGRISFTELGEKVGLSTTPCTERVRRLEREGIIMGYNARLNPQHLKGSLLVFVEISLDYKSGDTFEEFRRAVLKLPHVLECHLVSGDFDYLVKARISEMASYRKLLGDILLKLPHVRESKSYIVMEEVKESLSLPIPD
- a CDS encoding FAD-binding oxidoreductase; protein product: MTARAYTSASQPHVASYYAASSLPQPDHPLLRGEVIADVCVVGGGFSGLNTALELAERGLSVVLLEAHKIGWGASGRNGGQLIRGVGHGLDQFANIIGADGVREMKLMGLEAVEIVRQRVERFQIACDLTWGYCDLANKPADLEGFAEDAEELRGLGYRFETRLLQANEMHTVVGSRRYVGGLIDMGSGHLHPLNLALGEAAAAQQLGVKLYEHSSVTRIDYGPEVKVHTAQGSVRAKTLVLGCNAYLNGLNPQLSGKVLPAGSYIIATEPLSEEQAHNLLPQNMAVCDQRVALDYYRLSADRRLLFGGACHYSGRDPKDITAYMQPKMLEVFPQLAGVKIEYQWGGMIGIGANRLPQIGRLADQPNVYYAQAYSGHGVNATHLAGKLLAEAISGQHSGGFDLFAKVPHITFPGGKHLRSPLLALGMLWHRLKELV
- a CDS encoding RidA family protein yields the protein MSIQRQLTNERMSQIVSHNGTVYLAGQVGDDFDAGIEQQTREVLANIERLLDLAGTDKQHLLSATIYLNDIAAHFAGMNSVWDQWLPKGAAPARATVEAKMAKPSILVEISIVAALP
- a CDS encoding MFS transporter, which encodes MRWATYFAVLASVLSVGLALGVSMPLVSLRLEGWGYGSFAIGVMAAMPAIGVLLGAKISSHLAARFGTANLMRLCLWAGALSIGLLALLPSYPIWLVLRLMIGVILTIVFILGESWINQLVVENWRGRLVALYGSSYALSQLCGPLLLGALGTEHDYGFWVGVGLLLVSPLLLLGRSGAPSSEASSVTFRDLWGFARELPAIAWAVSLFAAFEAMILTLLPVYCLQQGFTAEIALAMVSTVVVGDALLQLPIGALADYLSRRTLFAGCAVVLMLSSLAIPLLIDTSLIWPLWVLFGASAGGLFTLSLILIGERYRDDALVRANAHIAQLWGVGCLIGPLMAGAGSQWISGHALPLLMAIGAFGLVILLLHQGAFGPVTEPA
- the dadA gene encoding D-amino acid dehydrogenase produces the protein MRVMVLGSGVIGTASAYYLARAGFEVVVVDRQPAAAMETSFANAGQVSPGYASPWAAPGVPLKAIKWLLQRHAPLAIKATADIDQYLWMAQMLRNCTANRYAVNKERMVRLSEYSRDCLDELRAETGIAYEGRSLGTTQLFRTQAQLDGAAKDIAVLKESGVPFEVLDRAGIARVEPALAGVTDILAGALRLPNDQTGDCQMFTTRLAEMAVKLGVEFRFGQDIQKLDYAGDRINGVWIDGKLETADRYVLALGSYSPQLLKPLGIKAPVYPLKGYSLTVPITNPAMAPTSTILDETYKVAITRFDNRIRVGGMAEIAGFDLSLNPRRRETLEMIVNDLYPQGGNLAEASFWTGLRPTTPDGTPIVGATPFKNLFLNTGHGTLGWTMACGSGRLLADLMAKKKPQISAEGLDISRYGNKTQESAKHVNPAPAHQ
- a CDS encoding phospholipase D family protein; translation: MSFRQPLLALLLLASFLSGCASLDVPREPSQALPASDSSFGRSIQAQAAPYQGRSGFRLLSNSSEAFTARAELIRNAQTSLDLQYYIVHDGISTRMLVEELLKAADRGVRVRILLDDTTSDGLDQIIATLAAHPQIQIRLFNPLHLGRSTGVTRAAGRLFNLSLQHRRMHNKLWLADNSVAIVGGRNLGDEYFDAEPNLNFTDIDMLSVGPVAEQLGHSFDQYWNSALSKPIDEFLASQPTAKDLQNTRTRLEESLEETRKQNHALYQQLMTFKTAPRMDIWRQELIWAWNQALWDAPSKVLAKGEPDPQLLLTTQLAPELTGVSKELIMISAYFVPGQPGLVYLTGRADAGVSVNLLTNSLEATDVPAVHGGYAPYRKALLEHGVKLFELRRQPGDGGGSGPHVFYSKSFRGSDSSLHSKAMIFDRRKAFIGSFNFDPRSVLWNTEVGVLVDSPELAEHVRELALQGMAPALSYEAKLQDGKIVWVTEDNGQMHTLSKEPGSWWRRFNAWFSTTVGLERML
- the alr gene encoding alanine racemase, translating into MRPASALIDLEALRHNYRIAREVTGAKALAVIKADAYGHGAVRCAQALEAEADGFAVACIEEALELRAAGIKGPVLLLEGIFEADELALIVEHDFWTVVHSLWQLEAIEQAALSKPITVWLKLDSGMHRVGLHPKDYAAAYQRLLASGKVAKIVLMSHFARADELHEQSSADQVAVFEAARQGLTAEVSLRNSPAVLGWPQIHSDWVRPGIMLYGATPFEEANAVADRLQPVMTLESKVICVRELPAGEPIGYGAKFITDKPMRVGVVAMGYADGYPRHAPTGTPVLVAGKRSRILGRVSMDMLCIDLTDVPEAGLGSTVELWGKNILASEVAQWADTIPYQIFCNLRRVPRLYSEG
- a CDS encoding DUF1127 domain-containing protein, with protein sequence MNGLSDVRLTLHSQELAAGQKDGARNEILRNPPSGLSRWSLLWHRLHTRRALLALTADQLKDIGLTREQAQEEGLKPFWRI
- a CDS encoding YkgJ family cysteine cluster protein — encoded protein: MSCNSQKIRTLRQQIPSFECVPGCHDCCGPVTTSPEEMARLPRKTRAEQDAAMEELNCVHLGPNGCTVYEERPLICRLFGTTKTLPCPNERRPVELIHPRVEKQIFEYMAANRQVLV